Proteins encoded by one window of Natronomonas salsuginis:
- a CDS encoding transcription initiation factor IIB: MPGPTRQRERTSEEETETEEETGCPECESDSLVRSADGGGELVCEDCGLVIEEENIDRGPEWRAFNHSERQSKSRVGAPTTQTMHDKGLTTQIDWKDKDAYGRSISSEKRSQMHRLRKWQERIRTKDAGERNLQFALSEIDRMSSALGVPRSVREVASVIYRRALDDDLIRGRSIEGVATAALYAACRQEGIPRSLDEVAEVARVEQKEIGRTYRYIAQELSLGLEPVDPVQYVPRFCSELGLSEEVEQKTREIIEVTAEKGMLSGKSPTGYAAAAIYAASLLCNEKKTQREVAEVAQVTEVTIRNRYQEQIEALGIH; this comes from the coding sequence ATGCCAGGACCCACCCGCCAGCGAGAGCGTACCAGCGAGGAGGAGACAGAAACGGAGGAAGAGACCGGCTGTCCGGAGTGTGAGTCGGATTCTCTGGTACGGAGCGCTGACGGAGGGGGTGAACTCGTCTGTGAGGACTGCGGGCTCGTCATCGAGGAGGAGAACATCGACCGCGGACCGGAGTGGCGGGCGTTCAACCACTCCGAGCGCCAGTCGAAGTCCCGCGTCGGCGCACCGACGACGCAGACGATGCACGACAAGGGACTCACGACGCAGATCGACTGGAAAGACAAGGACGCCTACGGCCGTTCGATATCCTCGGAGAAACGCTCACAGATGCACCGCCTCCGGAAGTGGCAAGAGCGGATCCGAACCAAAGACGCGGGCGAGCGGAACCTCCAGTTCGCGCTGTCGGAGATCGACCGGATGTCGTCGGCCCTCGGCGTCCCCCGATCGGTCCGGGAGGTCGCCTCGGTCATCTACCGTCGCGCGCTCGACGACGACCTGATCCGCGGCCGCTCGATCGAGGGCGTCGCCACGGCCGCCCTCTACGCCGCCTGCCGGCAGGAGGGCATTCCGCGCAGCCTCGACGAGGTCGCGGAGGTCGCCCGCGTCGAACAGAAGGAGATCGGTCGCACGTATCGCTACATCGCACAGGAGCTCTCGCTCGGGCTCGAACCGGTCGATCCGGTCCAGTACGTCCCCCGCTTTTGCTCGGAACTCGGCCTGAGCGAGGAGGTCGAGCAGAAGACCCGCGAGATCATCGAAGTGACCGCCGAGAAAGGGATGTTGTCGGGGAAATCTCCCACCGGCTACGCGGCCGCCGCGATCTACGCCGCCTCGCTGCTCTGTAACGAGAAGAAGACCCAACGCGAGGTCGCCGAGGTGGCACAGGTGACGGAAGTCACGATCCGAAACCGGTATCAAGAGCAGATCGAAGCGCTCGGCATCCACTGA
- a CDS encoding adenylosuccinate synthase, with product MTVTIVGSQLGDEGKGGIVDVYGDAVDVVVRYQGGDNAGHTVVYEGDEYKLSLVPSGAVRGKIGVLGNGCVVNPNTLFEELDALSKRGLSPDVRVAERAHVILPYHRIIDGMEEDVKSDDDLAAGTTGRGIGPTYEDKAGRRGVRIGDLLDPETLRDRLEYVVPQKRALVEDVYGIELGGDVDAEAFDIDALFETYRGFGERIEREGMAVNCGELLQRRLDAGDEIMFEGAQGTSIDIDHGIYPYVTSSNPTAGGAAVGTGVGPSVVGRGEVIGIVKAYLSRVGTGPLPTELGSVDGQTPENGGRPGESELATFIRDKGGEYGTVTGRPRRVGWLDMPMLRHAARANGFTGLAINHIDVLAGLDEVRVGHSYVLDGEELLSMPATTEKWGDCEAEFRTFDGWDDVDWSAVAAEGYDAIPQNARTYLDYVADELDTPIYVVGVGPGREETIIVESPF from the coding sequence ATGACCGTAACCATCGTCGGTTCACAGCTCGGCGACGAAGGGAAAGGCGGCATCGTCGACGTGTACGGCGATGCCGTCGACGTCGTCGTGCGCTATCAGGGCGGCGACAATGCCGGCCATACCGTCGTCTACGAGGGCGACGAGTACAAACTCTCTCTCGTTCCGTCGGGTGCCGTCCGCGGCAAGATCGGCGTTCTCGGCAACGGCTGTGTGGTCAATCCGAACACGCTCTTCGAGGAACTCGATGCGCTCTCCAAACGCGGGCTTTCCCCGGACGTCCGCGTCGCAGAGCGCGCTCACGTCATCCTTCCGTACCATCGGATCATCGACGGGATGGAAGAGGACGTGAAATCCGACGACGACCTCGCCGCCGGAACCACCGGTCGCGGAATCGGCCCGACCTACGAGGACAAGGCGGGCCGACGCGGCGTTCGGATCGGCGACCTGCTCGACCCGGAGACGCTCCGCGATCGACTCGAGTACGTCGTCCCACAGAAACGAGCGCTCGTCGAGGACGTCTACGGGATCGAACTTGGCGGGGACGTCGATGCCGAGGCATTCGACATCGACGCGCTCTTCGAGACGTATCGTGGCTTCGGCGAGCGGATCGAACGCGAGGGAATGGCCGTCAACTGCGGCGAGCTCCTCCAGCGTCGACTCGACGCGGGCGACGAGATCATGTTCGAGGGCGCACAGGGCACCTCGATCGATATCGACCACGGGATCTACCCCTACGTCACCTCCTCGAACCCCACCGCCGGGGGCGCTGCGGTCGGCACCGGTGTCGGCCCGTCCGTCGTCGGTCGGGGCGAAGTGATCGGGATCGTCAAGGCGTATCTCTCCCGCGTCGGGACCGGCCCGCTCCCGACCGAACTCGGTTCCGTCGACGGCCAGACGCCGGAGAACGGCGGTCGTCCCGGGGAGTCCGAACTCGCGACGTTCATCCGCGACAAGGGCGGCGAGTACGGCACCGTCACCGGTCGCCCGCGACGGGTCGGTTGGCTCGACATGCCGATGCTCCGCCACGCGGCGCGCGCGAACGGCTTCACCGGTCTCGCGATCAACCACATCGACGTGCTCGCCGGCCTCGACGAGGTTCGCGTCGGCCACAGCTACGTCCTCGACGGCGAGGAGCTGCTCTCGATGCCCGCGACGACCGAGAAGTGGGGCGACTGTGAGGCCGAGTTCCGGACGTTCGACGGTTGGGACGACGTCGACTGGTCCGCCGTCGCCGCGGAGGGCTACGACGCCATACCCCAAAACGCCCGAACGTACCTGGACTACGTCGCCGACGAACTCGACACGCCGATCTACGTCGTGGGAGTTGGCCCCGGTCGAGAGGAGACCATCATCGTCGAGTCGCCGTTCTGA
- a CDS encoding NifU family protein — translation MSTETADSEDELRERITNFLRRNFPQIQMHGGSAAIRDLDREAGEVTVMLGGACSGCGISPMTIQAIKSRMTQEIPEIDTVHADTGMDGGSEGMMGGQVSPSFPGEGGSDDSDEGPQAPF, via the coding sequence ATGAGCACGGAAACCGCCGACAGCGAAGACGAGCTCCGCGAACGAATCACCAACTTCCTTCGCCGGAACTTCCCGCAGATCCAGATGCACGGTGGCAGCGCCGCGATCCGAGACCTCGACCGCGAGGCGGGCGAAGTGACGGTGATGCTCGGGGGCGCGTGCTCCGGCTGTGGCATCTCACCGATGACCATCCAGGCGATCAAGAGCCGCATGACTCAGGAGATTCCCGAGATCGATACCGTCCACGCTGACACCGGTATGGACGGCGGCAGCGAGGGCATGATGGGCGGTCAGGTGTCCCCATCGTTCCCCGGTGAGGGCGGCAGCGACGATAGCGACGAGGGACCGCAGGCACCCTTCTAG
- a CDS encoding PadR family transcriptional regulator, whose translation MEWLTSGLRRDICVLLYGEERRAQALKSAMESHYDRRIKPDRFYGALDALESKGFVRKRVEGLEDVYSLTEAGRERVETQLEWMRSRVDDT comes from the coding sequence ATGGAGTGGCTCACGAGCGGCCTCCGTCGCGACATCTGCGTGTTGCTGTACGGTGAGGAGCGGCGCGCGCAGGCGCTGAAATCCGCGATGGAGTCGCACTACGACCGCCGGATCAAACCGGATCGTTTCTACGGTGCCCTCGACGCTCTCGAATCGAAGGGGTTCGTCCGAAAGCGCGTCGAGGGGCTTGAGGACGTCTACTCGCTGACCGAGGCGGGACGAGAGCGCGTCGAAACCCAGCTCGAGTGGATGCGATCGCGGGTCGATGACACGTGA
- a CDS encoding ATP-dependent DNA helicase — protein MSSESDWRPIFGHDEPYDDQIDGIDAAIETAERSGFLALEGACGTGKTMLALTAGISLVRDPDSPFERVFVLTSVKQQLKQFEKDLRTINANLPDDWRAVSAMTLVGKADVCPYNLAGSGGIDDRNVYERCEGLRDRTRGLVSEETTAGSLVADAKSQQVGLADSQRGATYLEAADEPTPYPKEMPEYGGTVEYCPFYAQYLDDLPEDGDPVEAVPFDPTDRGLIETDDLVRLAAGRGSCPHSVMGALLPHVEVLVGNYYHAFDPTTVESFTGELIDEETFVVCDEAHMLEPRVRELVGDGVSDRALSNAENELSRVIEPVAAVEEAGTEARYGSDAKQQATAIREALAETDVTLGELRDTRRFLAALVDRLDDRVTAHLDEERPRWRENLAELDDDELPLRDPETPATDELTRWAEQNGFDARIWTRAESVCAVTGRILDTIEEEDKRRAAPPVGRTLGRWYRADHTEFFREIELERTWDDIHPDGSWRRAYTATYRLHNCLPAGAIGDRLDAFGGGVLMSATLEPLDVFAEVTGLDHLESEAERPVRTRTYGLEFPAENRASFALAAPKFTYSNRGDTDEATPTRRAHARAIRQVATSPGNVLVGMPSYREAEWAASVLSAVDKPVLLDEATDDVATERLKREFFEGGPKVLVTSLRGTLTEGVDYRGDRLSAAIVCGVPIINTASPRIRAVRTAYDRAFGDGFEYALAVPAVRKARQAIGRVIRGTDERGVRVLCDERYAKESWDSVRDLLGEAEREEFNPVGTDMFDYALEQFWGE, from the coding sequence GTGTCCTCGGAGTCCGACTGGCGGCCGATCTTCGGCCACGACGAGCCCTACGACGATCAGATCGACGGCATCGACGCCGCGATCGAAACCGCCGAGCGATCGGGCTTTCTGGCGCTCGAAGGAGCCTGCGGAACGGGAAAGACGATGCTCGCGCTCACCGCGGGCATCTCGCTCGTCCGCGATCCGGACTCGCCGTTCGAGCGCGTCTTCGTTCTGACGAGCGTCAAACAACAGCTCAAACAGTTCGAGAAGGATCTCCGGACGATCAACGCGAACCTTCCCGACGACTGGCGAGCGGTCTCGGCGATGACGCTCGTCGGGAAGGCCGACGTCTGCCCGTACAACCTCGCCGGCTCGGGTGGCATCGACGATCGGAACGTCTACGAGCGGTGCGAGGGATTGCGGGACCGAACGCGCGGACTCGTTTCGGAGGAGACGACGGCCGGATCGCTCGTCGCAGACGCGAAGAGCCAACAGGTCGGACTGGCTGATTCCCAGCGCGGAGCGACGTATCTCGAAGCCGCCGACGAGCCGACGCCGTACCCGAAAGAGATGCCGGAGTACGGCGGAACAGTCGAGTACTGCCCCTTTTACGCGCAGTATCTCGACGACCTGCCCGAGGACGGCGATCCCGTGGAGGCAGTTCCGTTCGATCCGACCGATCGCGGGCTCATCGAGACCGACGACCTCGTTCGGCTGGCGGCGGGCCGGGGGAGCTGTCCGCACTCGGTGATGGGCGCGCTGTTGCCGCACGTCGAGGTGCTCGTCGGTAACTACTACCACGCGTTCGATCCGACGACGGTCGAATCGTTCACCGGCGAACTCATCGACGAAGAGACGTTCGTCGTCTGTGACGAAGCCCACATGCTCGAACCGCGGGTCAGAGAGCTCGTTGGCGACGGCGTCTCCGATCGGGCGCTCTCGAACGCCGAGAACGAGCTCTCGCGGGTCATCGAACCGGTCGCGGCGGTCGAAGAGGCCGGCACTGAGGCGCGATACGGTTCGGATGCGAAACAGCAGGCCACAGCGATCCGCGAGGCGCTCGCCGAGACCGACGTGACGCTCGGCGAACTCCGCGATACCCGCCGGTTTTTGGCCGCGCTCGTCGATCGACTCGACGATCGAGTGACGGCACACCTCGACGAGGAGCGACCACGGTGGCGCGAGAACCTCGCGGAACTCGACGACGACGAACTCCCGCTTCGCGACCCCGAGACGCCGGCGACGGACGAACTGACGCGGTGGGCAGAGCAGAACGGATTCGACGCGCGGATCTGGACCCGCGCCGAGAGCGTCTGTGCGGTGACCGGCCGGATACTCGACACGATCGAAGAGGAAGACAAACGCCGGGCCGCGCCGCCGGTCGGTCGGACGCTCGGACGGTGGTATCGAGCCGATCACACGGAGTTCTTCCGCGAAATCGAATTGGAGCGGACGTGGGACGATATCCACCCCGACGGCTCGTGGCGGCGCGCGTACACCGCGACGTACCGCCTGCATAACTGTCTCCCCGCCGGGGCGATCGGCGACCGACTCGACGCGTTCGGCGGTGGCGTGTTGATGAGCGCGACGCTGGAGCCGCTCGACGTGTTCGCCGAGGTGACGGGACTCGACCACCTCGAATCGGAGGCCGAACGCCCCGTTCGAACGCGCACCTACGGACTCGAGTTTCCGGCGGAGAATCGGGCGTCGTTCGCACTCGCTGCGCCGAAGTTCACGTACAGCAACCGTGGCGACACGGACGAGGCGACGCCGACGCGACGCGCACACGCCAGGGCGATCAGACAGGTCGCCACGAGCCCCGGGAACGTGTTGGTCGGGATGCCCTCCTACCGAGAGGCCGAGTGGGCCGCCTCGGTGCTCTCGGCGGTCGACAAGCCCGTCCTCCTCGACGAGGCGACCGACGACGTCGCGACCGAGCGGTTGAAACGGGAGTTCTTCGAGGGCGGGCCGAAGGTGTTGGTGACGAGTCTCCGCGGAACGCTCACGGAGGGCGTCGACTATCGCGGCGACCGACTCTCCGCGGCGATCGTCTGCGGGGTCCCGATCATCAACACGGCGAGTCCGCGGATCCGCGCGGTCAGGACCGCCTACGACCGGGCCTTCGGTGACGGGTTCGAATACGCGCTCGCCGTCCCGGCCGTCAGGAAGGCGAGACAGGCGATCGGTCGGGTCATCCGCGGGACCGACGAGCGCGGCGTTCGGGTGCTCTGTGACGAACGCTACGCGAAGGAGTCGTGGGATAGCGTTCGCGACCTGCTCGGCGAAGCCGAGCGAGAGGAGTTCAACCCCGTCGGAACGGACATGTTCGACTACGCGTTAGAGCAGTTCTGGGGCGAGTGA
- a CDS encoding IclR family transcriptional regulator has product MGSPKTIATIEKAFGVVEELARMDGGRATDLADRLEMPISTVYDHLTTLEQLEYVVEREDGYHPSMRFLKLGAERRSKLGLYGSAAAEVAGLADETGELASLMIEEHDRGVVLSLEEGDRAIDPHNFVGIRMPLHTTALGKAILAHLPAERRASILDRYGDKKLTERTITDRETLESQLERVAEQGYAVDRGELIVGVLCVATPIVDTDDRVHGSICVCGPISRLREADAFERIKDAVLQAGNVIEVNLGYSAL; this is encoded by the coding sequence ATGGGTAGCCCCAAAACGATCGCGACCATCGAGAAAGCCTTCGGCGTCGTCGAGGAGTTGGCGCGCATGGACGGCGGGCGCGCGACGGATCTCGCGGACCGATTGGAGATGCCGATCAGCACCGTCTACGACCACCTCACGACACTGGAGCAACTCGAGTACGTCGTCGAACGGGAGGACGGCTACCACCCGAGCATGCGATTTCTCAAGCTCGGAGCCGAGCGGCGCTCGAAACTCGGACTCTACGGGAGCGCCGCCGCGGAGGTGGCGGGGCTCGCCGACGAGACGGGCGAGCTCGCGAGCCTGATGATCGAGGAGCACGATCGGGGGGTCGTCCTGTCGCTCGAGGAAGGTGACCGGGCGATCGACCCACACAACTTCGTGGGCATCCGAATGCCGCTTCACACGACGGCGTTGGGAAAGGCGATCTTGGCGCACCTCCCCGCCGAACGCCGGGCGTCGATACTGGACAGGTACGGCGACAAAAAGCTGACCGAGCGGACGATCACGGACCGAGAGACCCTCGAATCCCAACTCGAACGCGTCGCCGAACAGGGGTACGCTGTCGATCGAGGCGAGTTGATCGTCGGGGTGCTCTGCGTCGCGACGCCGATCGTGGACACCGACGACCGCGTTCACGGATCGATCTGCGTCTGCGGACCGATCAGTCGGCTGCGCGAGGCGGACGCGTTCGAGCGGATCAAGGACGCGGTGTTGCAGGCCGGAAACGTGATCGAAGTCAACCTCGGCTACTCGGCGCTGTGA
- a CDS encoding DUF7527 domain-containing protein, with translation MDAHSVVDDWDAAPFDGGFAGLDELASRGFSGAVEARGTWLFLREGEPLAVVSDLDTAPHSGDIDTFDEASGQQHEAPNPTVATLAAMLALDGDVRGQYFTDDTPIEAVDETLSGGGFTGYVELSENVLSGDYYFVYVDGEVDHVGFVGSSQLLLGEDAESRATDEVGIYAVTAVRLPHPELPAPPEPDPEPKDDPEPAPGSESASDPAPVSGSDLTDEPTAGDTERAEPDDDSKSDPTESSPAATSSEPPTDADTDVEPADSASVAVTDAHADAVTDAGADSVADVNSDPADTPSESDTEDPVPTESASAHADTEDSSADPAAGSTDSGSPRSSNARADSAPDTTVATSETPGRGSEDSTGHSNRSDSRGAGGIEAVTTRTVPSLDPENSGRSDDSSGPTDTPSSQPSPRSQPTDTRSDSRAETSPSASDRDAERREEYESKLETYESRIEELEDELDDADARIEELETEIEAIRSERDELQARLDAVDSAPGTRSMSATEALAGTSLFVRETTRGEATLEDAHDGNADRETVASNLRIEYHTTFDDGAVSVDGEPFESWLHASDTHAFAEWLVMELLFEIRSTGSVEGLRPLYDALPGIDRIGFEETIAVGDGTDGHEVSFDIVARNKKGNPLVIIEFDRQRDPTRAEAIEPFVTDASDVCEDHESLACAVAITSSYFESDAMGAVEEATSTSLLSRSKHRSYVKLSRANGYHLCLVEARDGSFNLTVPEL, from the coding sequence ATGGACGCCCACTCCGTTGTCGACGACTGGGACGCCGCGCCGTTCGACGGTGGGTTCGCAGGACTCGACGAACTGGCTTCGCGGGGATTCAGCGGCGCTGTGGAGGCCCGCGGGACGTGGCTGTTCCTCCGGGAGGGGGAGCCGCTCGCCGTCGTTTCCGATCTCGACACCGCCCCTCATTCCGGCGATATCGATACGTTCGACGAGGCTTCGGGACAGCAACACGAGGCCCCGAATCCGACCGTGGCGACGCTCGCCGCGATGCTGGCTCTCGACGGCGACGTTCGCGGGCAGTACTTCACCGACGACACGCCCATCGAGGCCGTGGACGAAACGCTCTCGGGCGGTGGGTTCACCGGCTACGTCGAGCTCTCCGAGAACGTGCTCAGCGGCGATTACTACTTCGTCTACGTCGACGGCGAAGTCGACCACGTCGGATTCGTCGGCTCCTCGCAGTTGCTTCTCGGCGAGGACGCTGAATCGCGGGCCACCGACGAAGTCGGCATTTACGCCGTCACCGCGGTCCGGCTCCCGCACCCCGAGCTGCCCGCGCCCCCGGAACCGGACCCAGAACCGAAAGACGACCCCGAACCGGCACCGGGTTCAGAATCAGCGTCCGACCCCGCCCCGGTATCGGGATCCGACCTCACCGACGAACCGACGGCCGGCGACACCGAACGCGCCGAACCGGACGACGACTCGAAATCGGATCCGACCGAGAGTTCGCCGGCAGCCACCAGCTCCGAACCGCCGACCGATGCCGACACCGACGTCGAACCCGCGGACTCCGCTTCGGTCGCCGTTACGGATGCGCACGCGGACGCTGTCACGGATGCCGGCGCTGATTCGGTTGCCGACGTCAACTCGGATCCGGCGGACACACCGTCGGAGTCGGACACCGAAGATCCCGTGCCTACCGAGTCCGCGAGCGCGCACGCTGACACCGAGGACTCGTCCGCCGACCCCGCGGCCGGCTCGACGGACTCGGGGTCGCCCCGTTCTTCGAACGCGCGCGCCGACTCCGCCCCCGATACGACCGTCGCGACGTCCGAAACACCGGGACGTGGGTCCGAGGACAGCACCGGGCACTCGAACCGGAGCGATAGCCGAGGGGCGGGCGGGATCGAAGCGGTCACGACCCGGACGGTCCCGTCGCTCGACCCCGAAAACAGCGGTCGGAGCGACGATTCCTCGGGGCCGACGGACACGCCCAGTTCGCAACCGTCGCCGCGGTCGCAGCCGACGGACACGCGCTCCGACTCGCGCGCCGAGACGAGTCCCTCCGCCTCGGATCGAGATGCCGAACGACGCGAGGAGTACGAATCGAAGCTCGAAACCTACGAGTCCCGGATCGAGGAGTTAGAGGACGAACTCGACGACGCCGACGCGCGAATCGAGGAGTTGGAGACCGAAATCGAGGCGATTCGGTCGGAACGCGACGAGCTGCAGGCGCGTCTCGACGCGGTGGACAGCGCCCCCGGTACGCGCTCGATGTCGGCGACCGAGGCACTCGCCGGAACGAGCCTGTTCGTTCGGGAGACGACCCGCGGCGAGGCCACGCTCGAGGACGCACACGACGGCAACGCGGATCGGGAGACGGTCGCCTCGAATCTCCGCATCGAGTACCACACGACGTTCGACGACGGCGCGGTCTCGGTCGACGGCGAGCCGTTCGAATCGTGGCTCCACGCCTCGGACACGCACGCGTTCGCCGAGTGGCTCGTGATGGAACTGCTCTTTGAGATCCGATCAACCGGTTCGGTCGAGGGGCTGCGACCGCTCTACGATGCGCTCCCTGGGATCGATCGGATCGGCTTCGAGGAGACGATCGCGGTCGGCGACGGCACGGACGGCCACGAGGTCTCCTTCGACATCGTCGCCCGCAACAAAAAGGGGAATCCCCTCGTCATCATCGAGTTCGACCGACAACGCGACCCGACGCGGGCGGAGGCGATCGAACCGTTCGTCACCGATGCCTCCGACGTGTGCGAAGACCACGAATCACTCGCGTGCGCGGTCGCAATCACGTCGAGTTACTTCGAGTCCGACGCGATGGGTGCCGTCGAGGAGGCGACCAGTACGAGTCTGCTCAGCCGCAGCAAACACCGGAGTTACGTGAAACTCTCGCGGGCGAACGGGTACCATCTCTGTCTAGTCGAGGCGAGAGACGGTTCGTTCAACCTGACCGTCCCGGAGTTGTAG
- a CDS encoding acyl-CoA dehydrogenase, with translation MDFAFSAEQKQITEMVAEFVDEEVVPHAAEIDKTDEFPTEIVDELAELGLMGMPFPEEYGGAGLDYHAYPAALSEIARGSGGLGTILAAHISLAGNMLYQFGDEEQKQEYLTPLAQGEDIGAFALSEAGAGSDVPAMGTTAERDGDEYVINGGKLWISNGSVADTITVFAMTDPDAGNKGISSFVVRPEEDDGFIVEGTEEKLGDKGCPTAELRFDDVRVHESRRLGDEGRGFVQALKTLNGGRITIAARSVGIAQAALDEATEYAQQREQFGSPISEFQAIQHKLADMDTKTRAARLLMHSAADKKMRGENFIKEAAQAKLYASEISREVANEGIQIHGGYGYTKDFPAERFYRDAKLNEIYEGTSEVLRNTIANELFD, from the coding sequence ATGGATTTCGCCTTCAGCGCCGAACAAAAGCAGATCACCGAGATGGTCGCCGAGTTCGTCGACGAGGAGGTCGTCCCGCACGCGGCGGAGATCGACAAGACTGACGAGTTCCCGACCGAGATCGTCGACGAACTCGCCGAGTTGGGCTTGATGGGGATGCCATTCCCGGAAGAGTACGGCGGAGCCGGCCTCGACTACCACGCCTATCCGGCGGCACTTTCGGAGATCGCTCGCGGCTCAGGCGGCCTTGGGACGATCCTCGCCGCTCACATCTCGCTTGCCGGAAACATGCTCTACCAGTTTGGCGACGAGGAACAAAAACAGGAGTACCTCACGCCGCTGGCGCAGGGTGAGGACATCGGTGCGTTCGCGCTCTCGGAGGCCGGCGCGGGCAGCGACGTGCCCGCGATGGGGACCACCGCGGAGCGCGACGGCGACGAGTACGTGATCAACGGCGGTAAGCTGTGGATCTCGAACGGCTCCGTCGCCGACACTATCACCGTGTTCGCGATGACCGACCCCGACGCCGGAAACAAGGGGATCTCATCGTTCGTCGTCCGCCCCGAGGAGGACGACGGGTTCATCGTCGAGGGGACGGAGGAAAAACTCGGCGACAAGGGCTGTCCGACCGCCGAACTCCGGTTCGACGACGTCCGCGTCCACGAATCGCGCCGTCTCGGCGACGAGGGGCGCGGCTTCGTGCAAGCGCTGAAGACGCTCAACGGCGGCCGAATCACCATCGCCGCCCGCTCGGTCGGTATCGCCCAAGCCGCGTTGGACGAGGCGACCGAGTACGCCCAACAGCGCGAGCAGTTCGGCAGCCCGATCTCGGAGTTCCAGGCGATCCAGCACAAACTCGCCGACATGGACACGAAGACGCGCGCGGCGCGGCTGCTCATGCACTCGGCGGCGGACAAGAAGATGCGCGGCGAGAACTTCATCAAGGAGGCCGCGCAGGCCAAACTCTACGCGTCGGAGATCTCCCGTGAGGTCGCCAACGAGGGGATCCAGATCCACGGCGGCTACGGCTACACGAAGGACTTCCCCGCCGAGCGCTTCTACCGGGACGCGAAACTCAACGAGATCTACGAGGGGACGAGCGAAGTTCTCCGGAACACGATCGCGAACGAACTGTTCGACTGA
- a CDS encoding DUF7111 family protein, producing the protein MSTAESDGILARYDERNGERLLAFERDGRTAVIAQNIEGYAMLKVRPSADGDELERYYGFDMALDHAAELLGVDSAALPIPDDAADMGM; encoded by the coding sequence ATGTCGACCGCAGAATCCGACGGAATACTCGCTCGCTACGACGAACGGAACGGCGAACGCCTGCTGGCGTTCGAACGCGACGGCCGGACCGCTGTCATCGCCCAGAACATCGAGGGCTACGCGATGTTGAAGGTGCGACCGAGCGCCGACGGCGACGAACTAGAGCGCTACTACGGCTTCGACATGGCGCTCGATCACGCCGCCGAGCTGCTCGGGGTCGACTCGGCGGCGCTGCCGATCCCCGATGACGCCGCGGACATGGGAATGTAA
- a CDS encoding SRPBCC domain-containing protein — protein MKTVEHEIRIAASPETVWNILTDLESYADWNPFIPNAEGTIERDARLRVRVEPPGNRPMTFKPRVKIVEPNGRLVWLGRLFVPNLFDSRHEFIIEPAVDGVRFLQRETFAGVLIPIALDVESAERGFEEMNEALKRQAETVA, from the coding sequence GTGAAAACCGTCGAACACGAGATCCGCATCGCGGCGTCTCCCGAGACCGTCTGGAATATTCTCACCGATCTGGAATCGTACGCAGACTGGAATCCGTTTATACCGAACGCCGAGGGGACGATCGAGCGCGACGCGCGCTTACGCGTCAGGGTCGAACCGCCGGGCAATCGACCGATGACGTTCAAGCCGCGGGTGAAGATCGTCGAACCGAACGGTCGGCTCGTCTGGCTCGGGCGGCTGTTCGTTCCGAATCTCTTCGACAGCCGCCACGAGTTCATCATCGAGCCGGCGGTCGACGGCGTCCGGTTCCTCCAGCGCGAGACGTTCGCGGGAGTTCTCATCCCGATCGCACTGGATGTCGAGTCCGCCGAACGAGGATTCGAGGAGATGAACGAGGCGCTGAAGCGGCAGGCGGAGACGGTAGCATAG